One window of the Brevundimonas goettingensis genome contains the following:
- a CDS encoding error-prone DNA polymerase: protein MSAPPPRYVELQATSHFSFLRGASSCEELFSQANVCGIEAMAVVDRNSVAGIVRAWQAAKATSARLIVGCRLDLADGTGLLVYPTDRAAYSRLTRLLSVGKRRAGKAKCHLDWTDVADWAEGLIAILVPDEADAATAANLRRLRAIFADRSYLALTLRRRPGDALRLHDLSNLAASAGVPTVVTNDVLFHHPQRRLLQDVLTCIRHRCTIDELGFRRERHADRHLKPAEEMHRLFARYPEALARTLEIADRCRFSLAELQYQYPDEVSTPGMTPQQTLEQLTFEGAARRYTDGVPDKVAAVLKHELGLIERLEYAPYFLTVNSIVAFARSRDILCQGRGSAANSAVCYVLGITSIDPERNDLLFERFVSEERREPPDIDVDFEHERREVVMQWVFDTYGRDHAALCSVVIRYRAKAAIRDVGKALGLPEDLTKALSSQIWHWSTEGVEDKHLKALNLNLEDRRLRLTLELAHQLQGAPRHLSQHPGGFVLTRDRLDDLVPIEPAAMKDRQVIEWDKDDIDALKFMKVDCLALGMMSCMKRGLDLLRDHKGIDLDLATIPAEDPRTYAMIRKADTLGVFQIESRAQMAMLPRIRPRTFYDLVIEVAIVRPGPIQGDMVHPYLRRREGKEPVEYPKPELEKVLGKTLGVPLFQEQAMRVAIECAGFTASEADQLRRAMATFKFTGGVSHFRDKLIGGMVARGYTEEFASRTFGQLEGFGSYGFPESHAASFALIAYASSWLKCWHPDVFCAALLNAQPMGFHAPAQIVRDAREHGVEIHPPCINASRWDCSLEPTRHPEQFAVRLGLRMVSGLANVDGAKIVGARADQAFASVDDVWRRAGVPAASLVKIAEADGFRPSLQLARREALWAIKGLRDEPLPLFAAASLREQQIVPETDEPEILLKPMTEGREVVEDYGHIGLTLRDHPLAFLREDLTRQTYETCAQAGAARDQKFVRVAGVVLVRQKPGSAKGVMFITLEDETAIANLVIWPKLYEENRRTILGASMLGVHGRIQREGEVVHLVAYKLFDLSDQLASVGGRDAPLRFRQGRGDEFARGGSPDARDAPPKGMAARDIYIPDLHIDSIRPKTRDFR from the coding sequence ATGTCCGCGCCGCCGCCCCGCTATGTCGAACTCCAGGCCACCTCGCACTTCTCCTTCCTGCGCGGAGCCTCGTCGTGCGAGGAATTGTTCAGCCAGGCGAACGTCTGCGGCATCGAGGCCATGGCCGTCGTCGACCGGAACTCGGTCGCCGGCATCGTCCGGGCCTGGCAGGCGGCAAAGGCCACGAGCGCCAGGCTGATCGTCGGCTGCCGCCTGGATCTCGCCGATGGGACCGGGCTGCTGGTCTATCCCACCGATCGGGCCGCCTATTCGCGCCTGACCCGGCTGCTGTCCGTGGGCAAGCGGCGCGCCGGCAAGGCAAAATGCCATCTCGACTGGACCGACGTCGCCGACTGGGCCGAGGGCCTGATCGCCATCCTCGTCCCTGACGAGGCCGACGCGGCCACGGCCGCCAATCTGCGCAGGCTCCGCGCCATCTTTGCGGACCGGTCCTATCTGGCCCTTACATTGCGTCGCCGCCCCGGCGACGCGTTGCGGCTCCACGACCTATCGAACCTGGCCGCCTCGGCCGGCGTCCCGACCGTCGTCACCAACGACGTGCTCTTCCATCATCCGCAGCGGCGCCTGCTTCAGGATGTCCTGACCTGCATCCGCCACCGTTGCACCATCGACGAACTGGGCTTTCGGAGGGAGCGCCACGCGGACCGACATCTGAAGCCCGCCGAGGAGATGCATCGGCTATTCGCCCGGTATCCGGAGGCCCTGGCCCGGACGCTCGAGATCGCCGACCGCTGCCGCTTCTCCCTGGCCGAGCTCCAGTACCAGTACCCCGACGAGGTCTCGACGCCCGGCATGACGCCGCAGCAGACCCTGGAGCAGCTGACCTTCGAGGGCGCGGCCCGGCGCTATACGGACGGCGTGCCGGACAAGGTCGCGGCCGTCCTCAAACACGAGCTCGGCCTGATCGAGCGGCTGGAGTACGCGCCGTATTTCCTGACCGTGAACTCGATCGTCGCCTTCGCCCGCAGTCGCGACATCCTGTGCCAGGGACGGGGTTCAGCCGCCAACTCGGCCGTCTGCTATGTGCTGGGCATCACCTCAATCGATCCGGAGCGCAACGACCTCCTGTTCGAGCGCTTCGTCTCCGAGGAGCGGCGCGAACCGCCCGACATCGATGTCGACTTCGAGCACGAGCGCCGGGAGGTCGTCATGCAGTGGGTGTTCGACACCTATGGCCGGGACCATGCGGCCCTCTGCTCGGTCGTCATCCGCTATCGCGCCAAGGCCGCCATCCGTGACGTCGGCAAGGCGCTCGGCCTGCCCGAGGACCTGACCAAGGCCCTATCCTCCCAGATCTGGCACTGGTCGACGGAAGGTGTTGAAGACAAGCACCTCAAGGCGCTGAACCTCAATCTCGAGGACCGGCGCCTGAGATTGACCCTAGAACTGGCGCATCAGCTCCAGGGCGCCCCGCGCCATCTCTCGCAGCACCCCGGCGGCTTCGTCCTGACCCGGGACCGGCTTGACGATCTCGTGCCTATCGAGCCCGCGGCGATGAAGGACCGCCAGGTCATCGAATGGGACAAGGACGACATCGACGCCCTGAAATTCATGAAGGTCGATTGCCTCGCCCTCGGCATGATGAGCTGCATGAAGCGCGGTCTCGACCTGCTTCGCGACCACAAGGGGATCGACCTCGATCTGGCGACCATCCCGGCCGAGGACCCGCGCACCTATGCGATGATCCGCAAGGCCGACACCCTGGGCGTCTTCCAGATCGAGAGCCGGGCCCAGATGGCTATGCTGCCCCGGATCAGGCCGCGCACCTTCTACGATCTCGTCATCGAGGTCGCGATCGTCCGCCCCGGCCCGATCCAGGGCGACATGGTGCACCCTTATCTGCGCCGTCGCGAGGGCAAGGAGCCGGTCGAATACCCCAAGCCCGAACTGGAGAAGGTCCTGGGCAAGACGCTCGGCGTGCCCCTGTTCCAGGAACAGGCCATGCGGGTCGCCATCGAATGCGCAGGTTTCACCGCCTCCGAGGCCGATCAGCTCCGCCGCGCCATGGCGACCTTCAAGTTCACCGGCGGGGTCAGCCATTTCCGGGACAAGCTGATCGGCGGGATGGTCGCGCGGGGCTACACCGAGGAATTCGCCTCCAGAACCTTCGGCCAGCTCGAGGGCTTCGGCTCCTACGGCTTTCCCGAGAGCCACGCGGCCTCCTTCGCCCTGATCGCCTATGCCTCGTCCTGGCTTAAATGCTGGCATCCCGACGTCTTCTGCGCCGCCCTGCTCAACGCCCAGCCCATGGGCTTCCATGCGCCCGCCCAGATCGTCCGTGATGCGCGGGAACACGGCGTCGAGATCCATCCCCCTTGTATCAACGCCTCGCGGTGGGACTGCAGTCTCGAGCCGACCCGTCATCCCGAACAGTTCGCCGTCCGGCTGGGCCTGCGCATGGTCTCCGGTCTCGCCAATGTCGACGGCGCGAAGATCGTCGGCGCCCGCGCCGACCAGGCGTTCGCCTCGGTCGATGACGTCTGGCGCCGCGCCGGCGTCCCCGCCGCCAGTCTGGTGAAGATCGCCGAGGCCGACGGTTTCCGCCCCTCCCTGCAACTGGCCAGACGCGAGGCCCTGTGGGCCATCAAGGGTCTGCGCGACGAACCGCTGCCTCTTTTCGCCGCCGCCTCCCTGCGTGAGCAGCAGATCGTCCCCGAGACCGACGAGCCCGAGATCCTGCTCAAGCCGATGACCGAAGGCCGTGAAGTGGTCGAGGACTATGGCCACATCGGCCTGACGCTCAGGGATCATCCCCTGGCCTTCCTGCGCGAGGATCTGACCCGGCAAACCTACGAAACCTGCGCCCAGGCTGGCGCCGCCCGCGACCAGAAGTTCGTCCGCGTCGCCGGGGTCGTTCTCGTCCGCCAGAAGCCCGGCTCGGCCAAGGGGGTGATGTTCATCACCCTGGAAGACGAGACCGCCATCGCCAACCTCGTCATCTGGCCCAAACTCTATGAAGAGAACCGCCGCACGATCCTCGGCGCCTCCATGCTCGGCGTCCACGGTCGCATCCAGCGCGAGGGCGAGGTCGTCCATCTCGTCGCCTACAAGCTGTTTGATCTGTCCGATCAGCTCGCCAGCGTCGGCGGCCGCGACGCCCCGCTCAGGTTCAGACAGGGTCGAGGGGATGAGTTCGCTCGCGGCGGGTCACCGGATGCCCGCGACGCGCCGCCGAAGGGCATGGCTGCGCGCGACATATACATCCCGGACCTGCACATCGACTCGATAAGGCCGAAGACGCGTGACTTTCGCTGA
- a CDS encoding MerR family transcriptional regulator codes for MAKSPNAFRTISEAAEAVGAPQHVLRFWETKFTFIDPVKRAGGRRFYRPQDVVVLKAVRRLLHDEGLTIKGVQRLYKDQGLARLAAYGDPEAAFAMDAESGSDAAPVAEQASAVPGPTNGPVSTVRLRQLLVEIESARARLDAVLAG; via the coding sequence TTGGCGAAGAGCCCTAACGCTTTTCGTACCATCTCCGAAGCGGCGGAGGCCGTCGGCGCGCCGCAGCATGTGTTGCGCTTCTGGGAAACCAAATTCACCTTCATCGACCCGGTCAAACGGGCCGGCGGTCGGCGCTTCTATCGTCCCCAGGACGTGGTGGTGCTGAAGGCCGTGCGTCGGCTGCTGCACGACGAGGGCCTGACCATCAAGGGCGTGCAGCGCCTCTACAAGGACCAGGGGCTGGCCCGGTTGGCCGCCTACGGTGATCCCGAGGCCGCCTTCGCCATGGACGCCGAATCGGGTTCGGACGCCGCGCCCGTCGCGGAACAGGCCTCGGCCGTGCCCGGACCGACCAACGGGCCTGTTTCGACCGTCCGCCTGCGTCAGCTTCTTGTGGAGATCGAGAGCGCGCGGGCCCGTCTGGACGCCGTTCTGGCCGGTTGA
- a CDS encoding integration host factor subunit alpha, whose protein sequence is MAEQSTLTRADLCEAVHEEVGLSRQECSSMVERTLDLIVESLERGETVKLSGFGVFQVREKRARMGRNPKTGEPAAINPRRVISFRASQIMKSKVHDAAVEA, encoded by the coding sequence TTGGCTGAACAGAGCACATTGACCCGCGCGGATCTGTGCGAGGCTGTCCACGAAGAGGTGGGCCTGTCGCGGCAGGAATGCTCGTCGATGGTCGAGCGCACCCTGGATCTGATCGTCGAGTCGCTCGAGCGCGGCGAGACGGTGAAACTGTCCGGTTTCGGCGTCTTCCAGGTTCGCGAAAAACGCGCCCGCATGGGCCGTAACCCCAAGACCGGCGAACCGGCCGCGATCAATCCGCGCCGGGTCATCAGCTTCCGCGCGTCCCAGATCATGAAGTCCAAGGTCCACGACGCCGCCGTCGAGGCCTGA
- a CDS encoding beta-ketoacyl-ACP synthase III: MSVIRSAVTGVGSYLPEQIVTNADLAEFVETSDEWIQERTGIKQRHKARDDQPTSDLAVEAARKALADAGKTPADVDLIIVATTTPDMTFPATATIVQRKLGCPVNIAFDVQAVCSGFVYALSVADGFVARGHAKCALVIGAEEMTRLMDWSDRTTCVLFGDGAGAFVVEPREGQGTKDDQGLLGFALRADGSKTDLLYVDGGPSTTGSVGHLRMLGNQVFRHAVVNIAEAITACCKAANIEIADVDWFVPHQANQRIIKGVGDRLGLNEETVITTVAQHANTSAASIPLAMDAAIKDGRIKRGDMVLLEAMGGGLTWGACAFRL, translated from the coding sequence GTGAGCGTTATCCGCAGCGCCGTCACCGGCGTTGGCTCCTATCTGCCTGAGCAGATCGTGACCAACGCCGACTTGGCCGAGTTCGTCGAGACCAGTGACGAGTGGATCCAGGAACGCACCGGCATCAAGCAGCGCCACAAGGCGCGCGACGACCAGCCGACCAGCGATCTCGCCGTCGAGGCGGCCCGCAAGGCCCTGGCCGACGCCGGCAAGACGCCCGCCGACGTCGATCTGATCATCGTCGCCACCACGACCCCGGACATGACCTTCCCGGCGACGGCGACCATCGTCCAACGCAAGCTGGGCTGCCCGGTCAATATCGCCTTCGACGTCCAGGCCGTCTGTTCGGGCTTCGTCTATGCGCTCAGCGTCGCCGACGGCTTCGTGGCGCGCGGTCACGCCAAATGCGCCCTGGTCATCGGCGCCGAGGAAATGACCCGGCTGATGGACTGGTCGGACCGCACCACCTGTGTCCTGTTTGGCGATGGAGCCGGCGCCTTCGTGGTCGAGCCGCGTGAAGGGCAGGGGACCAAGGACGATCAGGGTCTGCTCGGCTTCGCCCTGCGCGCCGACGGCTCCAAGACCGATCTGCTCTATGTCGACGGCGGCCCTTCAACGACCGGCTCGGTCGGTCACCTCCGCATGCTCGGCAACCAGGTGTTCCGCCACGCGGTCGTGAACATCGCGGAGGCCATCACCGCCTGCTGCAAGGCGGCGAACATCGAGATCGCCGACGTCGACTGGTTCGTGCCCCACCAGGCCAACCAGCGCATCATCAAGGGCGTAGGCGACCGCCTCGGCCTGAACGAGGAGACGGTGATCACCACCGTGGCCCAGCATGCCAACACCTCGGCGGCATCGATTCCGCTGGCCATGGACGCCGCCATCAAGGACGGGCGCATCAAGCGGGGCGATATGGTCCTGCTCGAAGCCATGGGCGGCGGCCTCACCTGGGGCGCTTGCGCTTTCCGACTTTAA
- the plsX gene encoding phosphate acyltransferase PlsX — protein MGGDHGPSVVVPGIREYLRRHGGENVRFLLHGDQTAIAAEMAKCKLTAEVCEIRHTDKVVAMDEKPATAMRRGKGSSLWNAVESVKSGEAGAVVSAGNTGALMAISKLILRMSAPGLERPAIVASWPTLKGVTAVLDVGANIESDAEQLIEFAIMGEAFHAAVHGVKKPTIGVLNVGSEDMKGHEEVREAHAILRAGGLDLNYHGFVEGDDIAKGTVDVVVTDGFTGNIALKTAEGTARFISTLLKGALSSSVQAKMGALLALPALKAMGQKIDPNAINGGPLLGLNGIVVKSHGGATAQGFGNAIRIGVDLARSDYLTTVGSKLGRLDDIMHALPSAAEAGEAAASSGEILQ, from the coding sequence ATGGGCGGCGACCACGGACCCTCCGTCGTCGTCCCCGGCATTCGCGAATACCTCCGCCGCCACGGCGGTGAGAACGTCCGCTTCCTGCTGCACGGCGACCAGACCGCCATCGCGGCCGAGATGGCGAAATGCAAGCTGACCGCCGAGGTTTGCGAGATCCGTCACACCGACAAGGTCGTGGCCATGGACGAAAAGCCCGCCACCGCCATGCGCCGAGGCAAGGGCTCCAGCCTGTGGAACGCCGTCGAATCGGTGAAGTCGGGCGAGGCAGGGGCCGTGGTCTCCGCCGGCAATACCGGCGCCCTGATGGCCATCTCCAAACTGATCCTGCGCATGTCGGCGCCGGGGCTGGAGCGTCCGGCCATCGTGGCCAGCTGGCCGACGCTGAAGGGCGTCACCGCGGTTCTGGACGTCGGCGCCAATATCGAGAGCGACGCCGAACAGCTGATCGAGTTCGCCATCATGGGCGAGGCCTTCCATGCCGCTGTCCATGGGGTGAAGAAGCCGACCATCGGCGTCCTGAACGTCGGGTCCGAGGACATGAAGGGCCATGAGGAGGTGCGCGAGGCGCACGCCATCCTACGCGCCGGCGGCCTGGACCTGAACTACCACGGCTTCGTCGAGGGCGATGACATCGCCAAGGGCACGGTCGATGTGGTCGTCACGGACGGCTTCACCGGGAACATCGCCCTCAAGACCGCCGAAGGCACGGCCCGCTTCATCTCGACCCTGCTCAAGGGAGCCCTGTCCTCCAGCGTCCAGGCCAAGATGGGCGCACTTCTGGCCCTGCCAGCGCTCAAGGCCATGGGCCAGAAGATCGACCCCAACGCCATCAACGGCGGCCCCTTGCTGGGCCTGAACGGCATTGTGGTGAAGAGCCACGGCGGCGCGACCGCCCAGGGCTTCGGCAACGCCATCCGCATCGGCGTCGACCTGGCCCGCAGCGACTATCTGACAACGGTCGGCTCCAAGCTGGGTCGGCTCGACGACATCATGCACGCCCTGCCATCCGCCGCTGAAGCGGGGGAGGCGGCCGCATCCTCCGGAGAGATTCTGCAGTGA
- a CDS encoding YceD family protein, translating to MSLALPFSETVRLNEIGAGLKRTLEPDAAVRARIARSLDLASLDAFEAEVALAPNPDLGPHLGKGGWKLTGRVKASAVQTCGITLEPLPVEIDERFAVDLVEQAPERPEDEEFEIGVDDEIADVIEDGRIDLGQYAVEQLALNLDPFPRKPGVEFVQPEEPKEISPFAVLKQFKPKDEA from the coding sequence ATGAGCCTCGCCCTTCCGTTCAGCGAGACCGTCCGCCTCAACGAGATCGGCGCCGGTCTGAAGCGCACGCTGGAGCCCGACGCCGCCGTGCGCGCCCGCATCGCCCGCTCGCTGGACCTGGCTTCGCTCGACGCCTTCGAGGCCGAGGTGGCCCTCGCGCCCAACCCTGATCTGGGTCCGCATCTGGGCAAGGGCGGCTGGAAGCTGACCGGCCGCGTCAAGGCCAGCGCGGTCCAGACCTGCGGCATCACACTTGAGCCCCTGCCGGTCGAGATTGACGAGCGATTCGCCGTCGATCTGGTCGAGCAGGCTCCTGAACGGCCTGAGGACGAAGAGTTCGAAATCGGCGTCGACGACGAGATCGCCGATGTGATCGAGGACGGCCGAATCGACCTGGGTCAGTACGCGGTCGAACAACTGGCCCTGAACCTCGATCCCTTTCCGAGGAAGCCCGGCGTGGAGTTCGTCCAGCCCGAGGAACCAAAGGAAATCTCGCCCTTTGCGGTCCTGAAACAGTTCAAGCCCAAGGACGAAGCCTAA
- a CDS encoding ubiquinol-cytochrome C chaperone family protein has protein sequence MLKSLFRKHSAPSPGDTLYAAVAAQARQPAFYTVLGVADRIDARFELYTLHALLLILRLRDEDAGEDGKGVAAAQSLFDAYVSALDNVLRELGVGDVSMARKMRTLGEALYGRMTAYESPLRSGDAATLSAGLARNVFESEDAERGAALARYALAAREALAAQSFAAVLKPSWPEIAA, from the coding sequence ATGCTTAAGTCTCTCTTCCGGAAACATTCTGCGCCGAGCCCGGGCGACACCCTGTATGCGGCGGTCGCGGCCCAGGCGCGTCAACCGGCCTTCTACACCGTCCTAGGCGTCGCCGACCGGATCGACGCCCGGTTCGAGCTTTACACGCTGCACGCCCTGTTGCTGATCCTGCGCTTGCGCGATGAGGACGCCGGGGAAGACGGGAAGGGCGTGGCCGCCGCCCAGTCCCTGTTCGACGCCTATGTTTCGGCGCTCGACAACGTCCTGCGTGAACTCGGCGTCGGCGATGTGTCGATGGCCAGGAAGATGCGCACCCTGGGCGAGGCTCTGTATGGCCGCATGACCGCCTATGAGAGCCCGCTGCGCTCGGGCGACGCCGCCACCCTGTCCGCCGGACTGGCCCGCAACGTCTTCGAGAGCGAGGACGCGGAACGCGGCGCCGCGCTCGCCCGCTATGCCCTTGCGGCGCGCGAAGCTCTGGCCGCCCAGTCCTTCGCCGCCGTTCTGAAACCGTCCTGGCCGGAGATCGCCGCATGA
- the bamE gene encoding outer membrane protein assembly factor BamE domain-containing protein, whose translation MLRIAPLVAVAALALSAAACAPVVGLHGFQVVDVKPSDIVAGTDTKETVLARLGTPSTTSTFEPDQVWYYISQTSERYTYNRPQISQRSVTEITFDKADSKVASVRTLGLDDGQKIAMERRETPTRGRSLTVMEQLLGNVARGQLPRTDEDVPGQRRPD comes from the coding sequence ATGCTTCGTATCGCCCCTCTCGTCGCCGTCGCCGCCCTGGCGCTTTCGGCCGCTGCCTGCGCCCCCGTGGTGGGTCTGCACGGCTTCCAGGTGGTCGATGTGAAGCCCTCGGACATCGTCGCCGGCACCGACACCAAGGAGACCGTCCTGGCGCGCCTGGGCACGCCCTCGACCACCTCGACCTTCGAACCGGATCAGGTCTGGTACTACATCAGCCAGACCAGCGAGCGTTACACCTACAATCGCCCGCAGATTTCCCAGCGCAGCGTGACCGAGATCACCTTCGACAAGGCCGATTCCAAGGTCGCCTCGGTCCGTACCCTGGGCCTGGATGACGGCCAGAAGATCGCCATGGAGCGTCGCGAGACCCCGACCCGCGGTCGCTCGCTGACCGTCATGGAACAGCTGCTGGGCAACGTCGCCCGTGGCCAGCTGCCTCGCACCGACGAGGACGTCCCCGGCCAGCGCCGCCCGGACTAA
- a CDS encoding sodium-translocating pyrophosphatase gives MSHILTLVFGAGVLGVLYGLAQTAVLMKAGTGNDKMREIAAAIQEGASAYLRRQYTTIGIVGAVILIAAYLLIGPYAAVGFLIGAVLSGAAGYAGMLISVRANVRTAQAASESLAKGLDLAFRSGAITGMFVAGGALAGVSGYFAVLVMHMGLEPTSREVVDGLVALGFGASLISIFARLGGGIFTKGADVGGDMVGKVEAGIPEDDPRNAATIADNVGDNVGDCAGMAADLFETYAVTTVATMVLAAIFFRGTEYVGTMMLLPLAICGICIVTSIIGSFFVRLGKKQNIMGALYQGLIVTGVLSVGAVWWVITTLVPASVTTGDGLVITPISLFYSGLVGLGVTAAIVVITEYYTGSNFRPVRSVANASVSGHGTNVIQGLAVSLESTALPALTIIVGIVASYQLAGLFGIAIATTTMLGVAGMIVALDAFGPVTDNAGGIAEMAGLPSEVRHSTDALDAVGNTTKAVTKGYAIGSAGLGALVLFAAYTSDLKYFSANPGDYPFFAGMGAVAFDLTNPYVVVGLLFGGLLPFLFGGMSMMAVGRAAESVVAEVRRQFRENPGIMTYEVKPEYGRAVDILTKAAIREMIVPSLLPVLSPIVLFVAILFLADKANAFAALGAMLMGVIVTGLFVAISMTSGGGAWDNAKKVIEEGFTDKNGVVHGKGSEAHKAAVTGDTVGDPYKDTSGPAVNPMIKITNIVALLLLAVLASGKIV, from the coding sequence ATGAGTCATATACTTACGCTGGTCTTTGGGGCCGGCGTCCTGGGGGTGCTGTATGGCCTCGCCCAGACGGCTGTGCTGATGAAAGCCGGCACCGGCAATGACAAGATGCGAGAGATCGCCGCCGCCATTCAGGAAGGCGCCTCGGCCTATCTGAGACGGCAATACACCACCATCGGCATCGTCGGGGCCGTCATCCTGATCGCCGCCTACCTGCTGATCGGTCCCTATGCAGCCGTCGGCTTCCTGATCGGGGCGGTGCTTTCGGGCGCCGCCGGCTATGCCGGGATGCTGATCTCGGTGCGCGCCAACGTCCGGACGGCCCAGGCCGCGTCGGAAAGCCTCGCCAAGGGGCTGGACCTCGCGTTCCGCTCGGGCGCCATCACCGGCATGTTCGTCGCCGGCGGGGCGTTGGCGGGCGTCTCGGGCTATTTCGCGGTCCTGGTCATGCATATGGGCCTGGAGCCGACGAGCCGCGAGGTCGTCGACGGCCTTGTCGCCCTTGGCTTCGGCGCTTCCCTGATCTCCATCTTCGCGCGACTGGGCGGCGGCATCTTCACCAAGGGCGCCGACGTGGGCGGCGACATGGTGGGCAAGGTCGAGGCCGGCATTCCGGAAGACGATCCCCGCAACGCCGCGACCATCGCCGATAACGTCGGCGACAACGTTGGCGACTGCGCCGGCATGGCCGCCGACCTGTTCGAGACCTATGCGGTGACCACGGTCGCCACCATGGTCCTGGCCGCCATCTTCTTCCGGGGGACGGAGTACGTCGGGACGATGATGCTGCTGCCGCTGGCCATCTGCGGCATCTGTATCGTCACTTCGATCATCGGCAGCTTCTTCGTCCGCCTGGGCAAGAAGCAGAACATCATGGGCGCGCTGTATCAGGGCCTGATCGTCACAGGCGTCCTGTCCGTGGGCGCGGTCTGGTGGGTGATCACCACCCTGGTTCCGGCCTCCGTCACCACTGGCGACGGTCTGGTCATCACGCCGATCAGTCTGTTCTACTCGGGTCTGGTCGGTCTCGGGGTCACCGCGGCCATCGTCGTGATCACCGAATACTACACCGGTTCCAACTTCCGTCCCGTGCGGTCGGTGGCCAACGCCTCGGTGTCGGGCCACGGCACCAACGTCATCCAGGGTCTGGCCGTCTCGCTCGAGTCGACCGCGCTTCCGGCCCTGACGATCATCGTCGGCATCGTGGCCAGCTATCAGCTGGCCGGGCTGTTCGGCATCGCCATCGCCACCACCACCATGCTGGGCGTGGCGGGGATGATCGTGGCGCTCGACGCCTTCGGTCCCGTCACCGACAACGCCGGCGGCATCGCAGAGATGGCCGGACTTCCCTCGGAAGTGCGCCACTCGACCGACGCCCTCGACGCCGTCGGCAACACCACCAAGGCCGTGACCAAGGGCTACGCCATCGGTTCGGCTGGCCTCGGCGCCCTGGTGCTGTTCGCGGCCTATACCTCGGACCTGAAGTACTTCTCGGCCAATCCGGGGGACTATCCGTTCTTCGCCGGGATGGGCGCGGTCGCCTTCGACCTGACCAACCCCTACGTCGTCGTCGGCCTGCTGTTCGGGGGGCTGCTGCCCTTCCTGTTCGGCGGGATGTCGATGATGGCGGTCGGTCGCGCGGCCGAATCGGTCGTCGCCGAGGTGCGCCGTCAGTTCCGCGAGAACCCCGGCATCATGACCTATGAGGTGAAGCCGGAATACGGACGCGCCGTCGACATCCTGACGAAGGCGGCGATCCGCGAGATGATCGTGCCGTCGCTTCTGCCGGTGCTGTCGCCGATCGTCCTGTTCGTCGCCATCCTGTTCCTGGCGGACAAGGCCAACGCCTTCGCGGCCCTCGGCGCCATGCTCATGGGCGTCATCGTGACCGGCCTGTTCGTGGCCATCTCGATGACTTCTGGCGGCGGCGCCTGGGATAACGCCAAGAAGGTGATCGAGGAGGGATTCACCGACAAGAACGGCGTCGTCCACGGCAAGGGCTCCGAAGCCCACAAGGCCGCGGTCACCGGCGACACGGTCGGCGATCCCTACAAGGACACCTCCGGCCCGGCGGTGAACCCGATGATCAAGATCACCAACATCGTCGCCCTGCTGCTCCTGGCGGTGCTGGCGAGCGGCAAGATCGTCTGA
- the thiL gene encoding thiamine-phosphate kinase — MPAVDVSGEFETIAKLLAPLAHPEWGRGLVDDVAVVPSRPGFDLVLTKDALVEGVHFLPEDPLDTVAQKLLRVNLSDLASKGVEPFGYLLACHWSQRCGWPERQAFAEGLARDQKEFGIHLLGGDTVVTPGPASFSVTLMGWAKAGRVVARNGARPGDAVFVTGQIGDGFLGLKAAQGALTLALERIEALIDHYRRPMPQTAFAEVVRDMATASLDVSDGLIADIGHIAEASGVGIELDMERTPVSLAGQAWLETRVDRQAAFEQLATGGDDYEIAFTAPAADEAALRREAERRHIRLTRVGQVVAGAGVRVRFEGRPVELARAGWTHG; from the coding sequence ATGCCCGCCGTCGACGTGTCCGGCGAGTTCGAGACCATCGCGAAACTGCTGGCGCCCCTGGCCCATCCCGAATGGGGCAGGGGGTTGGTCGACGACGTCGCCGTGGTCCCGTCCCGTCCGGGCTTCGATCTGGTGCTGACCAAGGACGCCCTGGTCGAGGGCGTGCATTTCCTGCCCGAGGATCCGCTCGACACGGTGGCGCAGAAGCTGTTGCGCGTGAACCTGTCGGATTTGGCGTCCAAGGGGGTGGAGCCGTTCGGCTATCTGCTGGCCTGCCACTGGTCGCAGCGCTGCGGCTGGCCTGAGCGTCAGGCCTTCGCGGAGGGGCTGGCGCGCGATCAAAAGGAGTTCGGCATTCACCTGCTGGGCGGCGATACGGTCGTCACGCCGGGTCCCGCCTCGTTTTCCGTCACCCTGATGGGCTGGGCGAAGGCGGGCAGGGTGGTGGCCCGCAACGGCGCGCGCCCCGGGGACGCCGTCTTCGTCACCGGCCAGATCGGCGACGGCTTCCTGGGCCTGAAGGCCGCGCAAGGGGCGTTGACGCTGGCGCTCGAACGTATCGAGGCGCTGATCGACCACTATCGCCGTCCCATGCCCCAGACGGCCTTCGCCGAGGTCGTGCGCGACATGGCGACTGCCTCGCTGGATGTCTCAGACGGCCTGATCGCCGACATCGGCCATATCGCCGAGGCCTCGGGCGTGGGCATCGAATTGGATATGGAGCGGACGCCAGTGTCCCTGGCCGGTCAGGCCTGGCTGGAAACCCGCGTCGACCGTCAGGCGGCCTTCGAGCAACTGGCCACCGGCGGCGACGACTATGAGATCGCCTTCACCGCCCCCGCCGCCGACGAGGCTGCCCTGCGCCGCGAGGCCGAGCGCCGTCACATCCGCCTGACCCGGGTCGGCCAGGTCGTGGCCGGAGCGGGCGTCCGGGTTCGTTTCGAGGGCCGTCCGGTCGAGCTGGCCCGCGCCGGCTGGACCCACGGCTGA